Proteins encoded in a region of the Sulfitobacter albidus genome:
- a CDS encoding beta strand repeat-containing protein, whose amino-acid sequence MVISGASMAETLFWDAGGGVGPLALGGNGIWQEGGGTNLWIPGALPNTNQDFASGDDAVFGAALPAAPYTVTVGGAVNAASILGNLGGGNTLTFTGDTLNVAGTITAQNTGETLSFGNLLGTGASLAGAGNFSLQGGVTGAVTMAGTGTATISSTVGSLSNQSGTTDVTTGGIVTGATDVSNGEVTVTGGALNGASTVSGGTLDIDAGTVAAVENTGGTVEIGGGTVASLDNTSGTGTLTAGTISGTLNVDAGGVTNSGTAVTGATTITGGELLVTGAAALNGASTVSGGTLDINAGSVAAVENAGGTVEIGGGTVASLDNTSGTGTLTAGNIAGALNVDAGEVTNSGTAVAGATTVTGGELIVNNAGALNGASTVSGGTLDIDGGSTAAIENTGGTVEIGGGTVASLDNTSGTGTFTAGTISGTLNVDAGGVTNTGTAVTGATTITGGELLVTGAAALNGASTVSGGTLDINAGSVAAVENAGGTVEIGGGTVASLDNTSGTGTLTAGNIAGALNVDAGEVTNSGTAVAGATTVTGGELIVNNAGALNGASTVSGGTLDIDGGSTAAIENTGGTVEIGGGTVASLDNTSGTGTFTAGTISGTLNVDAGGVTNTGTAVTGATTITGGELLVTGAAALNGASTVSGGTLDINAGSVAAVENAGGTVEIGGGTVASLDNTSGTGTLTAGNIAGALNVDAGEVTNSGTAVAGATTVTGGELIVNNAGALNGASTVSGGTLDIDAGSVAAVENTGGTVEIGGGTVASLDNTSGTGMLTAGTISGTLNVDAGGVTNSGTAVTGATTITGGELLVTGAAALNGASTVSGGTLDINAGSVAAVENTGGTVEIGGGTVASLDNTSGTGTLTAGTISGTLNVDAGEVTNSGTAVTGATTVTGGELIVNNAGALNGTSTVSGGTLDIDAGSVAAVENTGGTVEIGGGTVASLDNTSGTGTLTAGTISGTLNVDAGEVTNSGTAVTGATTVAGGELIVNNAGALNGAATVSGGTLDIDAGSVAAVENTGGTVEIGGGTVASLDNTSGTGTLTAGTISGTLNVDAGEVTNSGTAVTGATTVTGGELIVNNAGALNGASTVSGGTLDIDGGTTAAIENTGGTVEIGGGTVASLDNTSGTGTLTAGNIAGTLNVDAGEVTNSGTAVAGATTVTGGELIVNNAGALNGASTVSGGTLDIDGGTTAAIENTGGTVEIGGGTVASLDNTSGTSTVTGGRISGTVNVDNGTATLSGGILEGSLTQTGGIVNLSTSVGTSTTVTGGTLNLNAGAQIGGLLTNSATVSYSGGTLADVTNDGAFEASNSFSIAGRFTNNGTLNLSSASAPTTVTAGDFTLAGDVDTNDTDTVTLTGTTITLQMGATFDGSATLGTNVILDGTLINDADIDIANDRTLSNDLININQVDLSAVLTGGGNDLTNDGGTFNIIPGGVIQGVNTLTNENGGQFSIGATTSVNVQNLTSQDPGSLLTVDGTLTAANGIALEGGEIRVNGTGALNGASIVSGGTLDINAGTVAAIENTGGTVEIGGGTVASLDNTSGTGTLTAGTISGTLNVDAGEVTNSGTAVAGATTVTGGELIVDGTGALNGASTVSGGTLDIDAGSTAAVENTGGTVEIGGGTVASLDNTSGTGTLTAGNIAGALNVDAGEVTNSGTAVAGATTVTGGELIVNNAGALNGASAVSGGTLDIDGGTTAAIENTGGTVEIGGGTVASLDNTSGTGTLTAGNIAGTLNVDAGEVTNSGTAVAGATTVTGGELIVDGTGALNGASTVSGGTLDINAGSVAAVENTGGTVEIGGGTVASLDNTSGTGTLTAGTISGTLNVDAGEVTNSGTAVTGATTITGGELLVTGAAALNGASTVSGGTLDIDGGTTAAIENTGGTVEIGGGTVASLDNTSGTGTLTAGAISGTLNVDAGEVTNSGTAVAGATTVTGGELIVDGTGSLNGASTVSGGTLDIDGGATAAVENTGGTVEIGGGTVASLDNTSGTGTLTAGAISGTLNVDAGEVTNSGTAVAGATTVTGGELIVDGTGSLNGASTVSGGTLDIDGGATAAVENTGGTVEIGGGTVASLDNTSGTGTLTAGAISGTLNVDAGEVTNSGTAVAGATTVTGGELIVDGTGSLNGASTVSGGTLDIDGGTTAAIENTGGTVEIGGGTVASLDNTSGTGTLTAGAISGTLNVDAGEVTNSGTAVAGATTVTGGELIVDGTGALNGASTVSGGTLDINGGTTAAIENTGGTVEIGGGTVASLDNTSGTGTLTAGTISGTLNVDAGEVTNSGTAVAGATTVTGGELIVNNTGALNGASTVSGGTLDIDGGSTAAVENTGGTVEVGGGTVASLDNTSGTGTLTAGIISGTLNVDAGEVTNSGTAITGATTVTGGELIVDGTGSLNGASTVSGGTLDIDGGTTAAIENTGGTVEIGGGTIASLDNTSGTGTLTAGTIAGALNVDAGEVTNSGTAVAGATTVTGGELIVDGTGALNGASTVSGGTLDIDGGTTAAIENTGGTVEIGGGLSPASTIPRAPAR is encoded by the coding sequence GTGGCGGGGACAATCACCGCCCAGAATACGGGCGAGACGCTCAGCTTCGGCAATCTGCTGGGAACCGGTGCGTCCTTGGCCGGGGCGGGGAATTTCAGCCTTCAAGGCGGTGTGACCGGCGCCGTCACGATGGCTGGCACGGGAACAGCCACGATTTCAAGCACTGTCGGCAGCCTCAGTAACCAGTCGGGCACCACCGATGTCACGACCGGAGGTATAGTGACCGGCGCGACCGACGTCTCAAATGGCGAAGTGACCGTAACGGGTGGCGCGCTGAACGGCGCCTCCACCGTCTCAGGCGGCACGCTCGACATCGACGCGGGCACAGTTGCGGCGGTCGAGAACACCGGCGGCACCGTGGAGATCGGCGGCGGCACGGTCGCCAGCCTCGACAACACCTCGGGCACCGGGACGCTCACGGCGGGGACCATCTCCGGCACGCTGAACGTGGACGCGGGCGGCGTGACCAACTCCGGCACAGCAGTGACCGGGGCGACAACGATTACCGGCGGCGAGCTGCTTGTTACCGGTGCGGCTGCACTGAATGGTGCCTCCACAGTCTCCGGCGGCACGCTCGACATCAACGCGGGCTCAGTCGCTGCAGTCGAGAACGCCGGCGGCACGGTGGAGATTGGCGGCGGCACGGTCGCCAGCCTCGACAACACCTCGGGCACCGGGACGCTGACGGCGGGGAATATCGCTGGCGCATTGAACGTGGATGCGGGTGAAGTGACGAACTCCGGCACCGCAGTCGCGGGCGCCACCACCGTCACCGGCGGCGAGTTGATCGTGAACAACGCTGGCGCACTGAACGGGGCGTCCACAGTATCGGGCGGGACGCTCGACATCGACGGCGGGAGCACAGCGGCGATTGAGAATACCGGCGGCACGGTCGAGATCGGCGGCGGGACGGTTGCCAGCCTCGACAACACCTCGGGCACCGGCACGTTTACGGCGGGGACCATCTCCGGCACGCTGAACGTGGATGCGGGCGGCGTCACCAACACCGGCACAGCAGTGACCGGGGCGACAACGATCACCGGCGGCGAGCTTCTTGTTACGGGCGCGGCTGCGCTGAACGGCGCCTCCACCGTTTCGGGCGGCACGCTCGACATCAACGCGGGCTCAGTCGCTGCAGTCGAGAACGCCGGCGGCACGGTGGAGATTGGCGGCGGCACGGTCGCCAGCCTCGACAACACCTCGGGCACCGGGACGCTGACGGCGGGGAATATCGCTGGCGCATTGAACGTGGATGCGGGTGAAGTGACGAACTCCGGCACCGCAGTCGCGGGCGCCACCACCGTCACCGGCGGCGAGTTGATCGTGAACAACGCTGGCGCACTGAACGGGGCGTCCACAGTATCGGGCGGGACGCTCGACATCGACGGCGGGAGCACAGCGGCGATTGAGAATACCGGCGGCACGGTCGAGATCGGCGGCGGGACGGTTGCCAGCCTCGACAACACCTCGGGCACCGGCACGTTTACGGCGGGGACCATCTCCGGCACGCTGAACGTGGATGCGGGCGGCGTCACCAACACCGGCACAGCAGTGACCGGGGCGACAACGATCACCGGCGGCGAGCTTCTTGTTACGGGCGCGGCTGCGCTGAACGGCGCCTCCACCGTTTCGGGCGGCACGCTCGACATCAACGCGGGCTCAGTCGCTGCAGTCGAGAACGCCGGCGGCACGGTGGAGATTGGCGGCGGCACGGTCGCCAGCCTCGACAACACCTCGGGCACCGGGACGCTGACGGCGGGGAATATCGCTGGCGCATTGAACGTGGATGCGGGTGAAGTGACGAACTCCGGCACCGCAGTCGCGGGCGCCACCACCGTCACCGGCGGCGAGTTGATCGTGAACAACGCTGGCGCGCTGAACGGGGCGTCCACCGTCTCCGGCGGCACGCTCGACATCGACGCAGGCTCAGTCGCTGCAGTCGAGAACACCGGCGGCACGGTCGAAATCGGCGGCGGGACTGTCGCCAGCCTGGACAACACCTCGGGCACCGGGATGCTCACGGCGGGGACCATCTCCGGCACGCTGAATGTGGATGCGGGCGGCGTGACCAACTCCGGCACAGCAGTGACCGGGGCGACAACGATTACCGGCGGCGAGCTTCTTGTTACGGGCGCGGCTGCGCTGAACGGCGCCTCCACCGTTTCGGGCGGCACGCTCGACATCAACGCGGGCTCAGTCGCTGCAGTCGAGAACACCGGCGGAACGGTGGAGATCGGCGGCGGGACGGTTGCCAGCCTGGATAACACTTCAGGCACCGGGACGCTTACGGCGGGAACCATCTCCGGCACGCTGAACGTGGATGCGGGCGAAGTGACCAACTCCGGTACGGCGGTCACTGGGGCTACAACGGTCACCGGTGGCGAGTTGATCGTCAACAACGCTGGCGCGCTAAACGGGACGTCCACCGTCTCGGGTGGGACGCTCGACATCGACGCAGGCTCAGTCGCTGCAGTCGAGAACACCGGCGGCACGGTCGAAATCGGCGGCGGGACTGTCGCCAGCCTGGACAACACCTCGGGCACCGGGACGCTCACGGCGGGGACCATCTCGGGCACGCTGAACGTGGATGCGGGCGAGGTGACGAACTCCGGTACGGCGGTCACTGGGGCGACAACGGTTGCCGGCGGCGAGTTGATCGTGAACAACGCAGGCGCGCTGAACGGGGCCGCCACCGTATCGGGTGGCACGCTCGACATCGACGCAGGCTCAGTCGCTGCAGTCGAGAACACCGGCGGCACGGTGGAGATTGGCGGCGGGACGGTTGCAAGCCTGGACAACACCTCGGGCACCGGGACGCTGACGGCGGGAACCATCTCCGGCACGCTGAACGTGGATGCGGGCGAAGTGACCAACTCCGGTACGGCGGTCACTGGGGCTACAACGGTCACCGGTGGCGAGTTGATCGTCAACAACGCAGGCGCGCTGAACGGGGCGTCCACAGTCTCGGGCGGCACGCTCGACATCGACGGCGGGACTACGGCGGCGATCGAGAACACCGGCGGCACCGTCGAGATTGGCGGCGGGACGGTTGCAAGCCTCGATAACACCTCGGGCACCGGGACGCTGACGGCGGGGAATATCGCTGGCACATTGAATGTAGACGCGGGCGAGGTGACAAACTCCGGCACCGCAGTCGCGGGCGCCACCACTGTCACCGGCGGCGAGTTGATCGTCAACAACGCTGGCGCACTGAACGGCGCATCCACCGTATCGGGTGGCACGCTCGACATCGACGGGGGGACTACGGCCGCGATCGAGAACACCGGCGGAACGGTCGAGATCGGCGGCGGGACGGTTGCGAGCCTCGACAACACCTCTGGGACCAGCACCGTTACAGGCGGTCGCATTTCAGGCACCGTGAACGTCGACAACGGCACCGCAACTCTTTCCGGAGGTATCTTGGAAGGTTCGCTCACGCAAACAGGCGGGATTGTGAACCTCTCCACATCAGTCGGCACATCAACAACTGTCACTGGGGGTACACTCAACCTCAATGCAGGCGCACAGATTGGCGGGCTTCTAACAAATTCGGCAACTGTTTCCTATTCGGGCGGCACTCTGGCGGACGTCACTAACGACGGCGCTTTTGAAGCCAGCAATTCTTTTTCGATCGCCGGGCGTTTCACAAATAACGGTACGTTGAACCTCAGCTCTGCAAGCGCCCCAACTACGGTCACCGCCGGAGATTTCACCCTCGCCGGCGATGTCGATACAAACGATACCGACACCGTTACGCTCACCGGTACGACGATCACCCTCCAGATGGGCGCTACCTTTGATGGCAGCGCGACGCTGGGAACAAACGTCATTCTCGACGGGACACTAATCAATGACGCCGATATCGACATCGCCAATGATCGAACGCTGAGCAATGATCTGATCAACATCAATCAAGTTGACCTAAGCGCGGTTCTGACAGGCGGTGGGAACGATCTGACAAATGATGGAGGGACTTTCAACATAATCCCTGGGGGCGTCATTCAGGGTGTTAATACCCTCACGAACGAAAACGGCGGCCAGTTTTCCATTGGCGCGACAACCAGCGTAAACGTCCAGAATTTGACCAGCCAGGATCCCGGGTCTCTGTTGACAGTCGATGGGACTCTGACTGCTGCGAATGGCATCGCCTTGGAAGGCGGGGAAATACGCGTCAACGGGACAGGCGCGCTGAATGGCGCCTCTATCGTATCGGGCGGCACGCTCGACATCAACGCGGGCACAGTTGCGGCGATCGAGAACACCGGCGGCACCGTGGAGATCGGTGGCGGAACGGTTGCCAGCCTGGACAACACTTCCGGGACTGGGACGCTTACGGCGGGGACCATCTCCGGCACGCTGAATGTGGATGCAGGCGAAGTGACGAACTCCGGCACCGCAGTCGCGGGCGCCACCACCGTCACCGGCGGCGAGTTGATCGTCGATGGGACGGGCGCACTGAACGGGGCGTCGACCGTATCGGGTGGCACGCTCGACATCGACGCTGGGAGCACGGCGGCGGTCGAGAACACCGGCGGCACCGTGGAGATCGGTGGCGGGACGGTTGCCAGCCTGGACAATACCTCGGGCACCGGCACGCTGACGGCGGGGAATATCGCTGGCGCATTGAACGTGGATGCGGGTGAAGTGACGAACTCCGGCACCGCAGTCGCGGGCGCCACCACCGTCACCGGCGGCGAGTTGATCGTCAACAACGCAGGCGCGCTGAACGGGGCCTCCGCCGTCTCGGGCGGCACGCTCGACATCGACGGCGGGACTACGGCGGCGATCGAGAACACCGGCGGCACCGTCGAGATTGGCGGCGGGACGGTTGCAAGCCTCGATAACACCTCGGGCACCGGGACGCTGACGGCGGGGAATATCGCTGGCACATTGAATGTAGACGCGGGCGAGGTGACAAACTCCGGCACCGCAGTCGCGGGCGCCACCACTGTCACCGGCGGCGAGTTGATCGTCGATGGGACAGGCGCGCTGAACGGCGCCTCCACCGTTTCGGGCGGCACGCTCGACATCAACGCGGGCTCAGTCGCTGCAGTCGAGAACACCGGCGGCACGGTCGAGATTGGCGGCGGGACGGTTGCCAGCCTGGACAATACCTCGGGCACAGGGACGCTCACGGCGGGGACCATCTCCGGCACGCTGAACGTGGATGCGGGCGAAGTCACCAACTCCGGCACCGCAGTGACCGGGGCGACAACGATTACCGGCGGCGAGCTGCTTGTTACGGGCGCGGCTGCGCTGAACGGCGCCTCCACAGTATCGGGCGGCACGCTTGACATCGACGGTGGGACTACGGCGGCGATCGAGAACACCGGCGGCACCGTGGAGATCGGCGGCGGGACGGTTGCCAGCCTGGACAACACTTCGGGCACAGGGACGCTCACGGCGGGGGCCATCTCCGGCACGCTGAACGTGGACGCGGGCGAAGTCACCAACTCCGGTACCGCAGTCGCGGGCGCCACCACCGTTACCGGCGGCGAGTTAATCGTCGATGGGACGGGTTCGCTGAACGGAGCCTCTACGGTCTCCGGCGGGACGCTCGACATCGACGGCGGGGCTACGGCCGCGGTCGAGAACACCGGCGGCACTGTGGAGATCGGTGGCGGAACGGTTGCCAGCCTGGACAACACTTCGGGCACCGGGACGCTCACGGCGGGGGCCATCTCCGGCACGCTGAATGTGGATGCGGGCGAAGTCACCAACTCCGGCACCGCAGTCGCGGGCGCCACCACCGTTACCGGCGGCGAGTTAATCGTCGATGGGACGGGTTCGCTGAACGGAGCCTCTACGGTCTCCGGCGGGACGCTCGACATCGACGGCGGGGCTACGGCCGCGGTCGAGAACACCGGCGGCACTGTGGAGATCGGTGGCGGAACGGTTGCCAGCCTGGACAACACTTCGGGCACAGGGACGCTCACGGCGGGGGCCATCTCCGGCACGCTGAACGTGGACGCGGGCGAAGTCACCAACTCCGGTACCGCAGTCGCGGGCGCCACCACCGTTACCGGCGGCGAGTTAATCGTCGATGGGACGGGTTCGCTGAACGGAGCCTCTACGGTCTCCGGCGGGACGCTCGACATCGACGGCGGGACTACGGCCGCGATTGAGAACACCGGCGGCACTGTGGAGATCGGTGGCGGAACGGTTGCCAGCCTGGACAACACTTCGGGCACCGGGACGCTCACGGCGGGGGCCATCTCGGGCACGCTGAATGTGGATGCGGGCGAAGTCACCAACTCCGGCACCGCAGTCGCGGGCGCCACGACCGTCACCGGCGGCGAGTTGATCGTCGATGGGACGGGCGCACTGAACGGGGCGTCGACCGTATCGGGTGGCACGCTCGACATCAACGGCGGGACTACGGCGGCGATTGAGAATACCGGCGGCACTGTGGAGATCGGTGGCGGAACGGTTGCCAGCCTGGACAACACTTCCGGGACTGGGACGCTTACGGCGGGGACCATCTCCGGCACGCTGAATGTGGATGCGGGCGAAGTCACCAACTCCGGCACCGCAGTCGCGGGCGCCACCACCGTCACCGGCGGCGAGTTGATCGTGAACAACACTGGCGCGCTGAACGGGGCGTCCACCGTCTCGGGCGGGACGCTCGACATCGACGGCGGGAGTACGGCCGCGGTCGAGAACACCGGCGGCACCGTGGAGGTCGGCGGCGGGACGGTTGCCAGCCTGGACAACACTTCCGGGACTGGGACGCTGACGGCGGGGATCATCTCGGGCACGCTGAACGTGGACGCGGGCGAGGTGACGAACTCTGGTACGGCGATCACTGGGGCTACAACGGTCACCGGTGGCGAGTTGATTGTCGATGGGACGGGTTCGCTGAACGGAGCCTCTACGGTTTCGGGCGGTACGCTCGACATTGACGGCGGGACTACGGCCGCGATTGAGAACACTGGCGGCACGGTCGAGATTGGCGGCGGGACGATCGCCAGCCTCGACAACACTTCCGGGACTGGGACGCTCACGGCGGGGACTATCGCTGGCGCATTGAACGTGGACGCGGGCGAGGTGACGAACTCCGGCACGGCAGTCGCAGGCGCCACGACCGTCACCGGCGGCGAGTTGATCGTCGATGGGACAGGCGCGCTGAACGGGGCGTCCACCGTTTCCGGCGGCACGCTCGACATTGACGGCGGGACTACGGCCGCGATTGAGAACACCGGCGGCACCGTGGAGATCGGCGGGGGACTGTCGCCAGCCTCGACAATACCTCGGGCACCGGCACGCTGA